The Ziziphus jujuba cultivar Dongzao chromosome 12, ASM3175591v1 sequence GAATATTTTTGGGCCTCTTGGTTCCTTAAATTGAAGATATGGACGGCATCAACGTTCGTGATCATGGTAAAACTCTTGATGGTAAGAGGAGTAAAGTCCAATGCAACTACTGTGCTAAAGTTATGAGTGGTTTCTTCCGTTTAAAGTGCCACTTAGGAGGTATAAGGGGAGATGTAACACCATGTGAAAAGGCTCCAGCTAATGTGAAGGAACTTTTAAGAAACAGGTTACTAGAAAGAAAACGAGAGAATATTGGGAAGGAAGTTGGAAAGCTTTGTCATCCAGATCTTCCATTAAAGAGAAATTCATCTCCCAACTCCACAAGTGTCAGCCATAATAAGCGGCAAAACACTCGAAGCTTCATTACAGAGGGTGTTACTATTCCTTCTGGAAGTAAAGATTCACAGACAGCTAGCAATGATGAAACAAAAGAAGATTCAGCATCAAGGAAAGTCCTAAGATGCATTGGTCGATTTTTTTATGAAACAGGTTTAGATTTCAGTGCTGTTAATTCTGTTAGCTTCAAAGGAATAATAAACGCTACGCTTGATCTCAGTCAGGTGGAGTACGAGGCTCCTAGTTGTCAAGAGTTGAAAGGGTGGATCCTTCAAGCTGAAGTGAAGGAGATGCAAGaatatgttaaaaatattagaaaatcatGGGCAACCACAGGGTGTAGCATCTTGTTGGATGGATGGGTTGATGAAAAGGGCCGACACCTGGTTAGCTTTTTGGTTGATTGCCCTCAAGGCCCAATGTATCTTAATTCATATGATATTTCACCTTTCATGGGTAATATTGAAGCATTACAATTGCTCTTGGAGCAAATCATTGAGGAGCTTGGGGTTGAGAATGTAATTCAAGTTGTCGCATATTCTACCACAGGTTGGCTTGAGGCTCTAGGAAAACAATTTATGGATAGGTGCAAAGGAGTCTTTTGGACTGTGAGTTCATCTCATTGCATCGAGATCATGCTAGAGAAGATTGGGATGATTGACACCATCAGAGAAACATTAGATAAGATCAAGATCATTACCAAGTTCATTCACAGCCATGCAACAGTGTTGAAGCTTTGGAAGAAACATGCTCATGGTGATGACATAATTAAGCCCTCGAAGATAAGATCAGCAATGCCCTTTATGACTTTGGAGTAtattgtatcagcaaaacagaaattagaagacATGTTTGCTTCTCCCGAATGGAACATGTCAGTCTGGGCTTCTCGAGTGGAGGGTAAGAGGGTAGCTAATTTAGTGGGAAATCATTCTTTCTGGGTTGAAGCTGAGATTGTCTCAAAAGCAACTATTCCACTGGTGCGCTTGCTGAGTTTGATCTTAAAGGCTGATAAGCCACTGGTAGGATACATATATGAAACCATGGATCAAGCGAAGGAAACTATTAAGgaagaattgaaaaataaacgaTCCCATTACATGCCTATTTGGCAAGTAATTGATGAGATTTGGGACAATTACCTCCATAGCCCTCTCCATGCTGCAGGATATTATCTAAACCCAAGCCTCTTTTATTCAAGTAATTTCTATGGTGATGCGGAAGTTGCCTTCGGCCTTTTGTGCTGTATTGTTCGCATGGTGAAGAATCAAAAAAGTCAAGACTTGATATCACAGCAGCTAGACGAGTATAGAAATGCTAAAGGTTGTTTTCAGGAGGGGAGTGCGATTGGCCCAAGGACCACCATTAGTCCAGGTAATTAAGGGGCGGTGAAGATTGCTAATGGATGCCATTTTACTTGTGTTTTACTAACTTATGTAAAATCTGCTGCAGCCAATTGGTGGTCATCTTATGGACAACATCATCCAGAGTTGCAGAAGTTTGCTGTTCGAATTTTGAGCCAGAACTGTGATGGTGCATCTAAGTATGGGCTTAAAAGGACAATGGCTGAGAAGCTGCTTACAAATGGAAGGAACCCTATTGAGCAACAACGACTGAGCGATCTTACATTTGTTCATTATAATTTACAACTGCAGCAGTTTAAGTCGCCCATGAAGAGTGACATTTTGGCTGAAGAAGTTGATCCAATGGATGATTGGATTGTTGATGAAGCACCAGAGTCTGTCTGCCTAACTGGTGACTCATCATGGATGGGCTTGGATTCTGCTGAAGCGGATATTGATCAGAGAGGACCTTCCAGATTTGAAGCAAAGAAAGAACCGAGGTAAGATTATACAAAAAGATATAAATTGGTTAGAGATAAAGCGAATGTTGACAAATTTTGATGTGACTGTAGTCACAGTCTCtggttatatatatttcttttgggttaaaaaaaaaaaaagtataaattttttctcttgttatacttttttttttttttttttctttctaaactAAAAAAGTTACACAATAAGAGAGATTGGAGGGGAGGAAGGAACATGGAAGTATAAAATTGAATGCAAACAAGGAAAGTAAACCAAAGCTTAGGATGTGGATGTGAATTATAAATTAGCTTCCCATGGCCATAAAAATATGTGGATGAGAAATCCACAGCGAAAGCAACTCCATGGACTCCTTTTTAGTAAAGCCTGTACGTGCGGTGCTGCATGCACGGAGAACAGCTGTTAAGAGGAAAGTATATTAAGAGATGATGTTAAAGAAATAATGCACTTGCGGTGTGTATTATTCAATATTGAGAGTGGTGAATTTATACACCGTACGACATCTGTCACATTATTTACACCACTCAAATAACACAGTAAATAAGGAAATATTATATACGACAGTATATACGAAATGAATACCGGGACAATGGCCTTTGGCTTTTCAATTTAATGCCAAGGAcggacagagagagagagacactcaaagtcaaaagtcaaaactacccaaatttattttgtgtagctactctttttttttttttttttggggtaatactactttgttttttttagccactgtttaaatatttggtaaatattttcagccaaaaaaaaaaagaaatgggtaAATATGTTTACAATTTTGTTGTGAGGCTGGCTTGGTCGCCACGGAAGGATTGGTTTTTGCCACGCTGTGGTGTGGTTTCATTTTTCCCATTTTACCCTTTTGCGGAAGAAACTGGAAAGCGAGAGGTTGAGGGAGGAGACAGTACACTACCCCCCATTCTATGATAGATAGGAGTGACGAATtttgaaaacccaaaaatataatttggtaATAAATCGATCAATGGTTACATGTTGAAAAGCTATAACATTTTGGATCATTTTTGAATAATACCCATAGCAGGCCATCTTCCACTTCAGGATTAACCAAGATAACGAAATTAGGAAATCAATAACTTTAGGAGTACCCATTTATTAGAAGAAGAGAATTCTCCAAATGGGTATTGACCCGGTCATTCATAGGGCAAGAACTGATTATCTCAACATTCTCTCTGATCTTTCACGGTGGATTGCTATTAACTATGTTTGTGAATTTGACTAATAATCACCGGACAGTACTCATCAATGTCTTAGATGTTCGATAGTAATTTGGCAAAATCCAAATGTTGCATAATATATTGCAATTGCCCGTCCTTAATTCTACTAGTCCTACCACTGCAAATATGGAATTAGCAAGTGATCTTTTGGCACCATACTCATTAACCAGAGGCTCGTAGTTGTCCACGGCTTTGCTTTGGCAACAATCCCGCCACGTTGGGATTTTCACCTCGATCCGTTGGTTTTAGCCAGCTCTTCCAAAAATGCCActccctaaaacaaaaaaacaaaaaaaagggaggGAAAGAGGCTATTCCATATCATCAAATGGTTTTGGATTAAAACTTAATTTTGGGTTTGAGCAAGTGAACTTGGCAAAATGGGTTGCACCATTTTCTACAAGTGGTATCAAAGCATTTGCTTCCTCTTTCTATGGAAGCACTATTCTTTTATCAACAACATATTTTGCATTAACTTTCTAAACTCATTAAGATTTTCCCTTAGCCTTTGATATAGACAATTCTTCTAACTTCTTCCATACCCCAGCCCAGCCGTTTCTGTAGTTTCATTCAATACTTCCCTTAAGACTTTATCCAAGTCCAAGAATTAGGGAACTATAAGCCTTTTTCTAATAAATCTTTCTTTTCCTCATCTCTCATACCTTGCTGGAACTTGTCCTCACTTTCCAAAGCTGTTGCTCAACCTTCTTTAACCAAGACTgccttcatcttcatcttccaaACCTCAAAATCGTTCACACTGGTAAATTTTTCCCCTTTAAATTTTGTACCCATATCTAATTTTCTTACAACTTCAAGACTTCTACCAAGTTTTAACACAAGGAAAAATAATTCCTCCACCAAAAACTTTTAACACCCAACAACTACTATAACCCCAAATCTCACAACCTAgggctttgataccaatttgtTGTGTATAACCCACGCTTGATAATTAATCAAACACCTTGTGTACACTACGCACTAATAGATATTGAGCATACTAGAAATCTCAAGCAAATAATATGATCACAATATAAAGGAAAAACCAGATTAACAACAATCAAGAACAACAAATCAAGCATAAAAAAGATGAACAATTGCAAAGACAGAACAAAAGTCATAAGGAAATTTATGGTGGTTTGATTGTTTATTGCTTTGATCTACGCCTAACCAAGTAAGAGCTCTTGTATTGATTTTAGAAGAATTACAAGCTTGCCTCAAGAATCTTGCAAACCCTAAGAGAAGAGAACCCAATTGCTTTTCCTTGTTATCTCTCAATACAAGGAAGACAATACAAAGCTATTTCCCCACTCATTCTCTGGCTCAAACTCATGTTTCCGAAGGATATATCATTTATCAAAGACAAAATGGTATTTTACAGCATTTGAAAGCCTCTGGTGTGCTCGTGCACGCTCATTAGCAACAACTAACAGAGCCCCGTGCCCTAAGGTCGCACGCCCACATGCGAGCTGTTGCGTGCAGCAACACAACTCATGTGCCCAGCACTCACCAAGC is a genomic window containing:
- the LOC107428089 gene encoding uncharacterized protein LOC107428089 → MDGINVRDHGKTLDGKRSKVQCNYCAKVMSGFFRLKCHLGGIRGDVTPCEKAPANVKELLRNRLLERKRENIGKEVGKLCHPDLPLKRNSSPNSTSVSHNKRQNTRSFITEGVTIPSGSKDSQTASNDETKEDSASRKVLRCIGRFFYETGLDFSAVNSVSFKGIINATLDLSQVEYEAPSCQELKGWILQAEVKEMQEYVKNIRKSWATTGCSILLDGWVDEKGRHLVSFLVDCPQGPMYLNSYDISPFMGNIEALQLLLEQIIEELGVENVIQVVAYSTTGWLEALGKQFMDRCKGVFWTVSSSHCIEIMLEKIGMIDTIRETLDKIKIITKFIHSHATVLKLWKKHAHGDDIIKPSKIRSAMPFMTLEYIVSAKQKLEDMFASPEWNMSVWASRVEGKRVANLVGNHSFWVEAEIVSKATIPLVRLLSLILKADKPLVGYIYETMDQAKETIKEELKNKRSHYMPIWQVIDEIWDNYLHSPLHAAGYYLNPSLFYSSNFYGDAEVAFGLLCCIVRMVKNQKSQDLISQQLDEYRNAKGCFQEGSAIGPRTTISPANWWSSYGQHHPELQKFAVRILSQNCDGASKYGLKRTMAEKLLTNGRNPIEQQRLSDLTFVHYNLQLQQFKSPMKSDILAEEVDPMDDWIVDEAPESVCLTGDSSWMGLDSAEADIDQRGPSRFEAKKEPR